Proteins encoded in a region of the Pseudomonas putida genome:
- a CDS encoding TIGR00730 family Rossman fold protein produces MPVRSVCVFCGASIGANPAYREAAVALGQAIARRGLTLVYGGGAVGLMGVVADAAMAAGGEVVGIIPQSLLDAEVGHKGLTRLEVVDGMHARKARMAELSDAFIALPGGLGTLEELFEVWTWGQLGYHAKPLGLLDVNGFYDKLGGFLDHIVEEGFVRPQHRAMLLLAQQPDELLNGMDSFVAPVAPKWVDKKPD; encoded by the coding sequence ATGCCCGTACGTTCCGTTTGTGTGTTCTGCGGCGCCAGCATCGGCGCCAACCCCGCCTACCGTGAAGCGGCCGTCGCACTGGGCCAGGCCATTGCGCGTCGCGGCCTGACCTTGGTGTATGGCGGAGGTGCCGTAGGCCTGATGGGTGTTGTGGCCGACGCGGCCATGGCAGCAGGTGGCGAGGTGGTAGGGATCATTCCGCAGAGCCTGCTGGACGCTGAAGTCGGCCACAAAGGCCTGACCCGCCTTGAAGTGGTTGATGGCATGCACGCACGCAAGGCCCGCATGGCCGAGCTGAGCGATGCCTTCATTGCCTTGCCGGGCGGGCTCGGTACGCTGGAGGAGTTGTTCGAAGTGTGGACCTGGGGGCAGTTGGGCTATCACGCCAAGCCGCTGGGGCTGCTCGATGTGAATGGCTTCTACGACAAGCTGGGCGGCTTCCTCGACCATATCGTCGAAGAAGGCTTTGTGCGCCCGCAGCACCGGGCGATGTTGCTGCTGGCGCAGCAGCCAGATGAGCTGCTAAATGGCATGGACAGCTTCGTCGCGCCGGTGGCGCCGAAGTGGGTCGACAAGAAGCCTGATTGA